A genomic stretch from Enterobacter dykesii includes:
- a CDS encoding DUF6386 family protein, with the protein MNKSINIQTDTATLVIYDLMSLKHRINDDADWWSLPEDEVEEINKGNVLFLNLGDDGNYKVDIKNDIGEYTGSLFLNVPTGKVFIGAGEDVTGGDLEPDDSDAISGEFITLEPGSYEVKYKKHGSDVLISFTKATFTENSLEEGVYL; encoded by the coding sequence ATGAATAAATCCATTAATATACAGACGGATACTGCCACATTAGTAATTTATGATTTGATGTCATTAAAGCATAGGATAAATGATGATGCAGATTGGTGGAGTCTTCCAGAAGATGAAGTTGAAGAAATAAATAAAGGGAATGTGTTATTTCTCAATCTTGGAGATGATGGTAACTATAAAGTTGATATTAAAAATGATATTGGTGAATATACCGGATCGTTATTTTTAAACGTACCTACGGGAAAGGTTTTCATAGGGGCGGGAGAAGATGTCACTGGCGGAGATCTGGAGCCAGATGATTCAGATGCTATTTCAGGCGAGTTTATTACTTTAGAGCCAGGTAGTTACGAGGTTAAATATAAAAAGCATGGTTCAGATGTGCTAATTTCCTTTACAAAAGCAACGTTTACTGAAAACTCATTAGAAGAGGGTGTTTATCTCTGA
- a CDS encoding SMI1/KNR4 family protein, which translates to MNHFSNCEKNIGRADIAKAEDKLSITLPDDFVSHYLQFNGGTPEKSWWDGDEDFEPIEVAAFKPFVYNSHTNNAPGSLIDGCYISMVDREVIPKNLLPFANDWGGNFFCLNLDNYSIVYFATDSFDEDLTMHENHTKLQRYLTNSFANFVNELVAEEDLS; encoded by the coding sequence ATGAATCATTTCAGTAACTGTGAAAAAAATATTGGACGTGCAGATATTGCTAAAGCGGAAGATAAATTATCTATTACTCTTCCGGATGATTTTGTCTCACATTATCTGCAATTTAATGGTGGCACCCCAGAGAAAAGTTGGTGGGACGGTGATGAAGATTTTGAGCCAATAGAGGTGGCTGCGTTTAAGCCGTTTGTTTATAATAGTCATACAAATAATGCCCCTGGCTCTTTAATTGACGGTTGCTATATCAGCATGGTGGATAGGGAAGTGATTCCTAAAAACCTGCTTCCTTTCGCAAATGATTGGGGAGGGAATTTCTTCTGCCTGAATTTAGATAATTACTCAATTGTATATTTTGCTACAGATTCTTTTGATGAGGATTTGACTATGCACGAGAATCACACAAAACTTCAAAGATATCTGACAAATTCATTTGCTAACTTTGTTAACGAATTAGTAGCAGAAGAGGATCTTTCTTAA
- a CDS encoding RHS repeat-associated core domain-containing protein, which produces MSDNNAARKGDEIIHSSIFADITSIVAEGAAYAVIGAAVGAAATVAAPLLGAGAAAAGVAAIGSSCLLSGIIGGVLANVAGITDDISNAAEGLGNALFPPSPAGKITTGSSNVLTNAIPAARAAGTLTPADTPSPEPQSPGSFADYAGMLLSAAGQFGSEMWQPSVASAAAGTSPLEEDKVACEKHSGPQYLAEGSKSVFINGQPAVRAKDRTTCEGTVSDDVSPNVIIGGDTLTVRDIKSGKTPGLALGMIALSLLRGRPGKILKNMPCALAAAGGGMLADMAVNAVFGSSHPVHAATGVKVLNDDDELDFSLPGRFPLRWQRSYNSLTTREGLFGLGWATIFDSYLTLEDNNATWFDETGRELSFELPPVDRAFYSISEGIIIRRNENGDVAIADDDGAVWRLYKPTRANPSILRLASLSDEYSNALLIEWDEHGRLVGLHDEPRAIDVTLRYDDERFPQRVTAASHFDGSQTWPLMQWGYDARGQLASATDASGVVTREYRYNEHGLMVWHRMPGGLESEYRWKKFDHWRVVENRTSTGDGCRFNYDLAAGLTTVEHYDGQTRRHYWNAQNLIVRYVDERGENWRYEWDDNELLTRRIDPLGNAVTFVYDEMGNRVQEIDADGNTRTTAWLEHRALPAAIIEADGSATRFWYDEHHGLKRVVDPMGQTTQLRRDAFGQVVEEVDAAGKSRYQEYNEAGQIVRSTDCSGRITRYRYHPLGWLVAETGADGEETRYRYDAAGRPVQLDRPEGWTESLKWNERGLPVKHAGADGKESEFRYDEAGRLTATRNTQGEEVRRRWDSRGRLIALENENGEAYQFRWGADSLLLEEVGLDGVASQYRYDACGRTIARTFAAGHPEAITHAFAWSASGQLVARTTPEGKTRYHYTPSGLLSRIGLHPALAADAWTTEAEQELAFEYDALGRVTREAGEHGELAWEYDALGNRTSVTLPDGRELKQFYYGSGHLLSIVLDKLSVSDFTRDELHRETSRTQGLLTTRSEYDRLGRLHRRDVFTGNAQRPSPRRWSRRWDYDYRNNLVREERDDNPFSWYRWQYDSAGRLLVQDGTLPGQEQWRWDAAGNPLEGSAEKVTHNRLTQLNGVRWRYDIHGRTVEKDNGQTRWHYRYDGEHRLTEVISQPRDRNKPQTQVSFRYDPLGRRISKTRRQMLGGQPTGKLVTTQFVWEGFRLLQELHGDVPLTYVYSDQDSYDPLARIDGVDAPEIFWFHCQPNGTPERMTDIEGQVRWEGVNSAWGKLLRESETQVSGYSQNLRMQGQYLDRETGLHYNLFRYYDPDCGRFTQQDPIGLAGGINLYQYAPNALGWVDPWGLALKGVDFTGSPDLFPINGTKQNIVSITMQGTRDRDFTEAFKAAGISKSEATGYTWHHVDDFDPATGRTTMQLVKTSAHEATFPHKGSVSQFEKYFGVKYGSQEAIAVSHSKGWLKGRVPKKLRANCHQ; this is translated from the coding sequence ATGAGCGATAACAACGCGGCCCGTAAGGGCGACGAGATTATTCACTCCAGCATTTTTGCTGACATCACCAGCATTGTGGCGGAAGGTGCCGCCTATGCGGTGATCGGCGCGGCGGTAGGCGCAGCAGCAACCGTAGCGGCGCCATTGCTGGGGGCCGGGGCAGCAGCTGCAGGCGTGGCAGCAATTGGATCCAGCTGTCTGTTAAGCGGGATTATCGGTGGCGTGCTGGCGAACGTGGCGGGGATCACCGACGATATCAGCAACGCCGCTGAGGGGTTAGGCAATGCGCTTTTCCCGCCGTCGCCTGCGGGTAAAATCACTACTGGTTCCAGCAACGTTCTCACCAACGCAATCCCCGCCGCGCGGGCGGCAGGCACGCTGACGCCCGCCGATACGCCGTCCCCTGAGCCGCAGTCGCCGGGCAGCTTTGCCGATTACGCGGGCATGCTGCTTTCCGCCGCCGGACAGTTTGGCAGCGAAATGTGGCAGCCGAGCGTGGCCTCTGCCGCCGCGGGAACCTCACCGCTGGAAGAAGACAAGGTGGCGTGCGAAAAGCACTCCGGGCCGCAGTATCTGGCGGAAGGCTCTAAAAGTGTCTTTATCAACGGGCAGCCCGCGGTGCGCGCGAAAGATCGCACCACCTGCGAAGGCACCGTTTCCGACGACGTCTCCCCGAACGTGATCATCGGCGGGGACACGCTCACGGTCCGCGATATCAAAAGCGGTAAAACGCCGGGTCTGGCGCTGGGGATGATTGCGCTCTCCCTGCTGCGAGGGCGTCCGGGTAAGATCCTGAAAAACATGCCTTGTGCGCTGGCGGCGGCCGGCGGCGGGATGCTGGCCGATATGGCGGTGAATGCCGTGTTTGGCTCCTCGCACCCGGTTCACGCCGCCACCGGCGTGAAGGTGCTGAATGACGACGACGAGCTCGATTTCTCGCTGCCGGGGCGCTTCCCGCTTCGCTGGCAGCGCAGCTACAACAGCCTGACCACCCGCGAAGGGCTGTTCGGCCTGGGCTGGGCAACGATCTTTGACAGCTATCTCACGCTGGAAGATAACAATGCGACCTGGTTCGATGAAACCGGGCGCGAGCTGAGCTTTGAACTGCCGCCTGTCGACCGTGCGTTTTACAGCATCAGCGAAGGCATTATCATCCGCCGTAATGAGAACGGCGACGTGGCGATTGCCGACGATGACGGTGCGGTGTGGCGTCTGTATAAACCGACCCGGGCGAATCCATCTATCCTGCGTCTGGCCTCCCTCAGCGACGAATACAGCAACGCGCTGCTGATAGAGTGGGACGAGCACGGCAGGCTGGTCGGCCTTCACGACGAGCCGCGGGCGATAGACGTCACCCTGCGCTATGACGATGAACGTTTCCCGCAGCGCGTTACCGCTGCCAGCCATTTCGACGGCAGCCAAACCTGGCCGCTGATGCAGTGGGGCTATGACGCGCGCGGACAGCTGGCGAGCGCGACGGATGCCTCCGGCGTGGTGACGCGTGAATACCGCTATAACGAGCACGGGCTGATGGTCTGGCACCGGATGCCTGGCGGTCTGGAGAGCGAATACCGCTGGAAAAAATTCGATCACTGGCGCGTGGTGGAAAACCGCACCAGCACCGGCGACGGGTGCCGCTTTAACTACGATTTAGCCGCCGGGCTGACGACCGTCGAGCACTACGACGGCCAGACGCGCCGCCACTACTGGAACGCGCAGAATCTGATTGTCCGCTACGTTGACGAGCGCGGTGAAAACTGGCGCTACGAGTGGGACGACAACGAGCTTCTGACGCGCCGCATCGATCCGCTCGGCAATGCCGTTACCTTCGTCTACGACGAAATGGGTAACCGGGTTCAGGAGATCGACGCTGACGGCAATACCCGCACCACCGCCTGGCTGGAGCACCGCGCGCTTCCCGCGGCCATTATCGAAGCCGACGGCAGCGCCACCCGGTTCTGGTACGACGAACATCACGGGCTGAAGCGCGTGGTGGACCCGATGGGGCAGACCACGCAGCTGCGCCGGGACGCGTTCGGCCAGGTCGTTGAAGAGGTTGATGCCGCCGGAAAGAGCCGCTACCAGGAGTATAACGAGGCCGGGCAGATCGTTCGTTCGACGGACTGTTCCGGGCGTATTACCCGCTACCGCTACCATCCGCTGGGCTGGCTGGTGGCCGAGACTGGCGCCGACGGGGAAGAGACCCGTTATCGCTACGACGCCGCAGGGCGTCCGGTGCAGCTCGATCGCCCGGAAGGCTGGACGGAATCGCTCAAATGGAACGAACGTGGCCTGCCGGTGAAGCATGCGGGCGCCGACGGTAAAGAGAGTGAGTTCAGATATGATGAGGCAGGGCGCTTAACCGCCACCCGTAATACGCAGGGTGAAGAGGTACGCCGCCGCTGGGACAGCCGCGGGCGTCTGATTGCCCTGGAAAACGAAAACGGCGAAGCATATCAGTTCCGCTGGGGCGCGGACTCGCTGCTGCTGGAAGAGGTAGGGCTCGATGGCGTAGCCTCGCAGTATCGCTACGACGCCTGCGGGCGCACGATAGCGCGCACGTTTGCCGCCGGTCATCCGGAGGCCATCACCCACGCCTTCGCCTGGAGCGCGAGCGGCCAGCTGGTCGCCCGCACCACGCCGGAGGGGAAGACCCGCTATCACTACACGCCGTCCGGGCTGTTAAGCCGGATTGGGCTGCATCCTGCGCTTGCAGCCGACGCGTGGACCACCGAAGCAGAGCAGGAGCTCGCCTTTGAGTATGACGCGCTCGGTCGCGTCACGCGCGAGGCGGGCGAGCACGGCGAGCTGGCGTGGGAGTATGACGCGCTGGGCAACCGGACCTCCGTCACGCTGCCCGACGGCCGCGAGCTCAAGCAGTTTTACTACGGCAGCGGGCATCTGCTCAGCATTGTTCTTGATAAGCTGTCGGTCTCCGATTTTACCCGCGACGAACTCCACCGGGAGACCAGCCGCACTCAGGGGCTGCTGACCACCCGCAGCGAATACGATCGTCTTGGGCGACTGCATCGCCGGGACGTCTTTACCGGCAATGCCCAGCGCCCGTCGCCGCGCCGCTGGTCCCGCCGCTGGGATTACGACTATCGCAATAACCTGGTGCGGGAAGAGCGGGACGATAACCCGTTCAGCTGGTACCGCTGGCAGTACGACAGCGCCGGGCGCCTGCTCGTTCAGGACGGCACGCTGCCCGGACAGGAGCAGTGGCGCTGGGACGCTGCCGGTAACCCGCTCGAAGGATCTGCAGAGAAGGTTACGCACAACCGCCTGACGCAGCTGAACGGCGTTCGCTGGCGCTATGACATCCACGGCCGCACCGTGGAAAAAGATAACGGCCAGACCCGCTGGCACTACCGCTACGACGGTGAGCATCGCCTGACGGAGGTCATCAGCCAGCCTCGGGACCGCAATAAACCGCAGACGCAGGTCAGCTTCCGCTACGATCCGCTCGGGCGACGCATCAGCAAAACGCGACGCCAGATGCTGGGCGGACAGCCAACCGGTAAGCTGGTCACCACCCAGTTTGTCTGGGAAGGGTTCCGTCTGCTGCAGGAGCTGCACGGGGATGTGCCGCTGACCTACGTCTACAGCGATCAGGACAGCTACGATCCGCTGGCACGTATTGATGGTGTGGATGCTCCGGAGATCTTCTGGTTCCACTGCCAGCCCAACGGCACGCCGGAGCGGATGACCGATATCGAAGGGCAGGTGCGCTGGGAAGGGGTCAACAGCGCCTGGGGCAAGCTGCTGCGGGAAAGCGAGACGCAGGTATCAGGATATTCTCAGAACCTGCGGATGCAGGGGCAATACCTGGACCGTGAGACAGGGCTGCACTACAATCTGTTCCGGTATTACGACCCGGACTGCGGGCGGTTTACGCAGCAGGACCCGATAGGACTGGCGGGGGGGATAAACCTTTACCAGTATGCGCCGAATGCGCTGGGGTGGGTGGATCCGTGGGGGTTAGCATTAAAGGGAGTTGACTTTACAGGAAGTCCAGATCTTTTCCCTATCAATGGAACGAAACAGAATATTGTATCTATTACAATGCAAGGAACTCGAGATAGAGATTTCACCGAGGCTTTCAAGGCAGCCGGTATTTCTAAAAGCGAAGCAACCGGATATACATGGCATCATGTCGATGATTTTGACCCAGCCACAGGAAGGACAACAATGCAATTAGTAAAAACTTCTGCGCATGAAGCTACTTTCCCACATAAAGGCTCAGTCTCACAATTCGAGAAATATTTTGGCGTAAAATATGGTTCCCAAGAAGCCATTGCTGTTTCTCATTCTAAAGGCTGGTTGAAGGGGCGAGTCCCGAAAAAATTGCGTGCAAACTGTCACCAGTGA
- a CDS encoding DcrB-related protein, producing the protein MKYTLQEGSFSLFPAAWQDNSMNIIRDDESGLSVVVSRGVIPDGSDYEQEFHRQWDVLRPQMGEIAQSEFRNVKAGPDGKINGLEVETTFDRNGQRLWQKQLAVQTPGKPVLMIFTLSALRAFTEEDEVRWSALKQSLTLNDNRNV; encoded by the coding sequence ATGAAATACACCCTCCAGGAAGGTTCGTTTTCCCTTTTTCCTGCTGCCTGGCAGGATAACAGCATGAATATTATTCGCGATGACGAAAGCGGGCTGTCCGTGGTGGTCAGTCGCGGCGTTATCCCCGATGGCAGCGACTATGAACAAGAGTTCCACCGCCAGTGGGATGTGCTGCGTCCGCAGATGGGCGAAATTGCCCAGAGCGAATTCCGGAACGTAAAAGCCGGGCCTGACGGAAAAATTAACGGGCTGGAAGTTGAGACCACCTTTGACCGTAACGGGCAGCGCCTGTGGCAAAAACAGCTGGCCGTGCAGACGCCGGGCAAACCGGTATTGATGATTTTTACCCTCTCGGCACTCAGGGCGTTCACCGAAGAGGACGAGGTGCGCTGGAGCGCGCTTAAGCAGAGTCTGACGCTAAACGACAACCGGAATGTGTAA
- a CDS encoding type VI secretion system Vgr family protein: protein MLNRITVQLPVEGLLFWKLTGREAMSESFALTLTVLGTDARIDRSKLLGQPVTVTIPTQNLLTSRYVNGKITRVAVSAVELTGTRYAVYQLTVEPDLWPMKRDRNLRIFQGQTVPQIVKTLLAEHQVNVEDKLTGSYRVWDYCVQYQESSLDFISRLMELEGIAYHFRHEADKHTLVLTDAATQHQPFSGYEVIPYHQTPSGGSTDEEGISQWALEDSVTPGIYSLDDYDFRKPNAWLFQAQQNPASPKPGSIDVYDWPGRFVDKGHGEFYARIRQERWQVEHQQIQATATAAGIVPGHTFTLTNAPFFSDNGEYLVTAAGYHFEENRYASGEGETLHRTDFTVIPSAVVYRPAQSTAWPRTYGPQTAKVVGPEGESIWTDKYGRVKVKFHWDRLAKGDDTSSCWVRVSSAWAGQGYGGVQIPRVGDEVVVDFINGDPDRPIITGRVYNDASMPPWALPAAATQMGFMSRTKDGSVDNANALRFEDKAGAEQVWIQAERNMDTSVKNDETHSVGGARSHYVKKNELHRVEANQTQAVKGGTEILTGKGKLDAAVEQYVIASGTKLRLVSGESAIELNANGKINLIGKEFNFFVEGDGYITTGGKLHLNTSGTKPGTTAPGSGHKGDIDAAVQAKFTAKDE from the coding sequence ATGCTCAACCGAATTACCGTTCAGCTCCCGGTGGAGGGGCTTTTGTTCTGGAAACTGACGGGCCGCGAGGCGATGTCCGAGTCGTTCGCGCTGACGCTGACCGTGCTCGGCACGGACGCGCGCATTGACCGCAGCAAGCTGCTGGGCCAGCCGGTCACGGTGACCATCCCGACGCAGAACCTGCTGACGTCCCGCTATGTTAACGGCAAGATTACCCGCGTGGCGGTCAGCGCCGTCGAACTGACGGGCACCCGCTATGCGGTGTACCAGCTGACGGTGGAGCCGGACCTGTGGCCGATGAAGCGCGACCGCAACCTGCGTATCTTCCAGGGGCAGACGGTGCCGCAGATTGTCAAAACCCTGCTGGCTGAGCATCAGGTCAACGTTGAGGATAAACTCACCGGCAGCTACCGGGTGTGGGACTACTGCGTGCAGTATCAGGAGTCGAGCCTGGACTTCATCAGCCGCCTGATGGAGCTGGAGGGGATTGCCTATCACTTCCGCCATGAGGCGGACAAGCACACCCTGGTGCTCACCGACGCCGCCACGCAGCATCAGCCGTTCAGCGGCTATGAGGTCATTCCTTACCACCAGACGCCGTCCGGCGGCAGTACGGATGAGGAGGGCATCAGCCAGTGGGCGCTGGAGGACAGCGTGACGCCGGGGATTTACAGCCTCGACGACTATGACTTCCGCAAGCCGAACGCGTGGCTGTTCCAGGCCCAGCAGAATCCGGCGTCGCCGAAGCCGGGCAGCATCGACGTGTACGACTGGCCGGGTCGCTTTGTGGACAAAGGGCACGGGGAGTTCTATGCCCGCATCCGTCAGGAGCGCTGGCAGGTTGAGCATCAGCAGATTCAGGCCACCGCCACGGCGGCGGGGATTGTGCCGGGCCACACCTTCACGTTAACCAACGCGCCGTTCTTCAGCGACAACGGGGAGTATCTGGTGACGGCGGCGGGCTATCACTTCGAAGAGAACCGCTACGCCAGCGGCGAGGGTGAAACCCTTCACCGCACCGATTTTACGGTCATCCCGTCGGCGGTAGTGTACCGCCCGGCGCAGTCCACGGCGTGGCCGCGCACCTACGGCCCGCAGACCGCGAAGGTGGTCGGGCCGGAGGGCGAGAGTATCTGGACGGACAAATACGGTCGCGTGAAGGTCAAGTTCCACTGGGACCGCCTGGCGAAGGGCGATGACACCAGCTCCTGCTGGGTGCGCGTGTCGAGCGCGTGGGCGGGCCAGGGCTACGGCGGGGTGCAGATCCCGCGTGTGGGTGATGAGGTGGTGGTGGACTTTATCAACGGCGACCCGGACCGTCCGATTATCACCGGTCGCGTGTACAACGACGCGAGCATGCCGCCGTGGGCGCTGCCGGCTGCGGCGACGCAGATGGGCTTTATGAGCCGCACAAAAGACGGTTCCGTCGACAACGCCAACGCCCTGCGCTTTGAGGATAAAGCGGGCGCAGAGCAGGTGTGGATCCAGGCCGAGCGCAACATGGACACCAGCGTTAAAAACGATGAAACGCACAGCGTCGGCGGGGCGCGCAGCCATTACGTCAAGAAAAATGAACTACATCGCGTGGAAGCGAACCAGACTCAGGCCGTGAAGGGTGGAACCGAGATCCTGACGGGTAAAGGCAAGCTGGATGCGGCGGTGGAACAGTACGTCATTGCTTCCGGGACGAAGCTGCGGCTGGTCTCCGGCGAGAGCGCCATTGAGCTGAATGCTAACGGCAAGATTAACCTCATCGGCAAAGAGTTTAACTTCTTCGTGGAAGGGGATGGGTATATCACCACGGGCGGTAAGCTGCATCTGAATACCTCTGGTACAAAACCGGGCACCACGGCGCCGGGTTCCGGACATAAAGGGGATATTGATGCGGCGGTGCAGGCGAAATTTACGGCCAAAGATGAGTAA
- a CDS encoding immunity protein Tsi6 family protein: MNEITVLDYVEKALTLAKKRCAEVKNLNPNSSLLQMYDSIVQQLLFLRDLIEGKEKDKAKLWKMTFGMYAAKEFDNSDELFFERLSDAWFIVDQIRRGLKVRLPHEVDANYRIKQQNLKMKYPDEF; this comes from the coding sequence ATGAATGAAATAACAGTCTTGGATTATGTTGAAAAAGCATTAACTTTAGCAAAGAAGAGATGTGCTGAGGTCAAAAATCTCAATCCTAATTCCTCGCTTTTACAAATGTACGACTCTATTGTGCAACAATTGTTATTTCTACGGGATTTAATCGAAGGCAAGGAAAAGGATAAGGCGAAATTATGGAAGATGACGTTCGGTATGTATGCAGCGAAGGAGTTTGATAATTCGGATGAGTTGTTTTTTGAAAGGTTGTCGGATGCCTGGTTTATTGTTGATCAAATCCGCCGAGGATTAAAGGTTAGACTCCCGCATGAGGTTGATGCCAATTACAGAATAAAACAACAAAATCTTAAAATGAAATACCCTGATGAATTTTAG
- the tri1 gene encoding ADP-ribosylarginine hydrolase Tri1 translates to MEDLHSKDSVINHYADRYHIYMPINFRRGIRSNSIDTSNSSLPWDVTLPLVTTEDVSRDKALGALVGLAVGDAVGTTLEFKKRDSEHVVDMIGGGPFQLKPGEWTDDTSMALCLAETYLSENRMHTDVLRQYLLKWYLNGDNSSNGRCFDIGNTTRFALGEYMRVGPSWYGNTEKHTTGNAGVIRQAPVSIFRRKSLRAIYFESQAQSRATHGAVESINACQFLGLVLHYLINGYQKEQAFSPHVFPLCARVMIINAGEYKQKTRDEIRSSGYVIDTLEAAMWSVWNTDNFRDAILLAANLADDADSVAAAAGQIAGALYGYSGIPQEWKNKLVQHERIATMAGELFDRAPEDNFL, encoded by the coding sequence ATGGAAGATCTTCACAGCAAAGACTCAGTAATCAATCATTACGCCGATCGTTATCATATCTACATGCCAATTAATTTCCGTAGGGGAATAAGAAGCAATAGTATAGATACGTCGAATTCATCTCTCCCATGGGATGTAACATTGCCTTTAGTCACAACTGAAGATGTTTCACGTGATAAAGCGCTTGGGGCGCTGGTGGGTTTGGCTGTTGGGGATGCAGTCGGCACTACTCTTGAGTTTAAGAAAAGAGACAGTGAACATGTAGTGGATATGATTGGCGGTGGGCCTTTTCAATTAAAACCTGGGGAATGGACAGATGATACGTCCATGGCATTATGTCTGGCGGAAACTTATCTTTCAGAAAACAGAATGCATACCGATGTACTTAGACAATATCTCCTGAAATGGTACCTAAATGGGGATAATAGCAGTAATGGTCGTTGTTTTGACATAGGGAACACGACACGATTTGCGCTTGGAGAGTATATGCGCGTTGGGCCTTCCTGGTATGGTAATACAGAAAAGCACACGACTGGTAATGCTGGTGTTATTCGTCAAGCCCCGGTATCTATCTTTCGTCGAAAATCGTTGCGTGCGATTTACTTCGAATCCCAGGCTCAGAGTCGAGCAACTCATGGTGCAGTAGAGTCAATTAATGCATGTCAATTTCTCGGATTAGTATTGCACTATTTAATTAATGGTTATCAAAAAGAACAAGCTTTTTCGCCTCATGTTTTCCCATTATGCGCGCGTGTAATGATCATTAACGCGGGTGAGTATAAGCAAAAAACTCGCGATGAGATTCGTTCAAGTGGTTATGTTATCGATACGCTTGAGGCCGCGATGTGGTCGGTATGGAATACGGATAATTTCCGCGATGCAATTCTGCTGGCCGCCAATCTTGCCGATGACGCTGACAGCGTTGCGGCGGCGGCGGGGCAAATAGCTGGAGCATTATATGGTTATTCCGGTATTCCCCAAGAGTGGAAAAATAAACTCGTGCAACACGAACGTATCGCCACAATGGCAGGTGAGTTATTCGATAGAGCACCTGAGGACAATTTTTTATAA
- a CDS encoding immunity protein Tsi6 family protein, with protein MSKENYTALDYIDDAIDAINHRLEKNPTFSLYVMAKNQLDYIKSILTGAEKDKSKLHTLNLGVLASKEFDTTDAELAQHLSNANYIASQMGQGLKIILPHEQDVEYLKRQKRYRK; from the coding sequence ATGAGTAAAGAAAATTACACCGCGCTGGATTATATCGATGATGCTATTGATGCAATAAATCATCGATTAGAAAAAAATCCTACATTTTCTTTATATGTTATGGCGAAGAATCAGTTGGATTATATTAAATCTATTCTAACTGGTGCTGAAAAAGATAAAAGTAAATTGCACACATTGAATCTTGGAGTGCTTGCATCCAAAGAGTTTGATACCACCGATGCAGAACTTGCTCAGCATTTGTCTAATGCTAATTATATTGCTTCGCAGATGGGGCAAGGATTAAAGATCATTCTTCCGCATGAGCAAGACGTAGAGTACCTGAAAAGGCAAAAAAGATATCGCAAGTGA
- a CDS encoding polymorphic toxin type 46 domain-containing protein, giving the protein MSECLAARVDDEIAHTASKGWMIAGLVGGAILGAAAVVVTGGTALVAVSAVAAGACAAGGLGELLGSMSWAPRQTTGTLKVGSPNVFINSRKAIRAHLSAGDCDEHSGSLQRVAEGSIKVYINNFPASRTGDKLTCSAEISQGSRNVIIGGSKVQTDEISPEIPEWVNWTMLAVGAGAMAVLASPAIALLSTLGAMGGGTVGSFAGGMLFGEGSDGQKWGMLIGSVIGGGAGMKGGARFDAWRAGKPVLEPVKPNISARRAELNEKFGRTGDLNRDITARGNKELARNWLESKGFTPQQIRDFDNGIDYTNRVSVETINRNKTLYQNQVPGGRQGNWYALREDVKPTELGINPKGTIYGTDQVVDKVAKPYVSQQKVEMLRSTSLPALDTWSVKDVPYQTKGGAIQMLSSEKDIFKVTHE; this is encoded by the coding sequence ATGTCCGAATGTCTGGCCGCTCGCGTAGATGATGAGATTGCTCATACAGCCTCAAAAGGCTGGATGATCGCAGGATTGGTTGGTGGGGCAATTCTGGGTGCAGCTGCCGTAGTCGTCACCGGAGGGACCGCGCTGGTTGCTGTTTCCGCCGTTGCGGCTGGGGCGTGTGCTGCGGGTGGCTTGGGGGAGCTCCTCGGCAGTATGTCATGGGCTCCACGCCAGACTACCGGTACGCTAAAAGTAGGTTCACCCAATGTCTTTATCAACAGCCGAAAGGCTATCCGCGCTCATCTGTCAGCCGGAGACTGTGATGAGCACAGCGGTAGCCTGCAACGGGTTGCGGAAGGTTCGATAAAAGTTTACATCAACAACTTTCCCGCCTCTCGCACGGGCGATAAGTTGACATGCAGCGCTGAAATTAGCCAGGGATCGCGTAATGTTATCATCGGCGGAAGCAAGGTCCAGACCGATGAAATAAGTCCTGAAATCCCGGAATGGGTGAACTGGACGATGCTCGCCGTTGGTGCAGGAGCGATGGCGGTGCTGGCCAGTCCGGCAATCGCACTTCTGAGCACCCTCGGTGCGATGGGCGGTGGGACAGTCGGTAGTTTTGCGGGGGGAATGCTGTTTGGCGAAGGTAGCGACGGTCAGAAATGGGGGATGCTGATCGGCTCGGTTATCGGCGGCGGGGCTGGCATGAAGGGCGGGGCAAGGTTTGATGCGTGGCGGGCTGGTAAGCCTGTTCTCGAACCGGTTAAGCCAAATATCTCGGCCCGAAGAGCTGAACTTAATGAAAAATTTGGACGCACGGGTGATCTCAATAGGGATATTACAGCAAGAGGAAATAAAGAACTGGCAAGAAACTGGCTCGAATCTAAGGGGTTCACACCACAACAGATTCGTGACTTTGATAATGGTATTGATTATACAAACAGAGTGAGTGTTGAAACGATAAATAGAAATAAAACACTCTATCAAAACCAGGTGCCAGGTGGTCGACAGGGAAACTGGTATGCTCTTCGAGAAGATGTTAAACCAACAGAGTTGGGCATCAATCCAAAAGGTACCATTTATGGCACTGATCAAGTTGTTGATAAAGTAGCAAAACCTTATGTTTCACAGCAAAAAGTCGAGATGTTACGTAGTACTTCTTTGCCCGCGCTTGATACTTGGTCAGTGAAAGATGTACCCTATCAGACAAAAGGTGGGGCAATACAAATGCTTTCAAGCGAAAAGGATATATTTAAGGTGACTCATGAGTAA